The proteins below come from a single Chrysoperla carnea chromosome 1, inChrCarn1.1, whole genome shotgun sequence genomic window:
- the LOC123298710 gene encoding kalirin-like isoform X2, with product MISGLFKLLEDDKRRRKHNPNSAQKTKRYYARRQQQISKKSTLNSDSENDDIMIGSLPNNQILYANSERIYSVQNTKNMKLKSCFGGSMDDKDDTAYVKATPEFRKQILCVCPSKEEHYKRKQNGLDCPLSCTNVINEYKATRMTLLREKCDKNGIDKRVEKTITRFDNEIRRSVIFSSTSTDNSTENVRKNRKLKKKIRRPGENDDNYGGSSTDNEAEDDSNQTFTSITTTTSSEQLEDTISGRYEEHFERSMENLDQIGGESDECLRTKDVSFNEVDVSGVDLNNRLTHISTKSNSDSQLERNSDFRKSLKCYNNQSNSLEQNLVPNNRKSTYDAKCLEILKELIHTERNYVDSLKCVVEDYLPEMQRKDIVHGLRGQKYAVFCNIEKIYDFHKHVFLLDLEKCFSNLSQIGNCFLKHEKTFDIYSLYNKNKPKSEELMLDYGSFFEEKRLSLGHSLNLSSLLLKPVQRLARYSLLLDKLLKACEMGSETYTSILNAKEMITFTLRHGDDLLVMDGIKNCDVNLNEQGKLLRQEEFLFIEENGKKASKRRIFLFEELILFSIPSKTNVNEFTCCNSMKMSDVGLTDYGDANKLIIWFRKYQFQKYTLQAYSPEVKTAWVNEITNILMRQAEQYKLTKQAELAACGILSQTRIPIQEEESDEDERTSNKKYCTY from the exons ATGATTTctggtttatttaaattactggAAGATGACAAAAGACGCCGCAAACATAATCCAAATAGTGcacaaaaaacaaaacgttATTACGCAAGAAGACAGCAACAGATCTCAAAAAAATCAACTCTAAACAGTGACAGCGAAAATGATGATATTATGATTGGCTCGTTACCGAACAATCAAATATTGTACGCGAATTCAGAACGTATTTATTCAgtgcaaaatacaaaaaatatgaaattaaaatcgtGCTTTGGTGGTTCAATGGACGATAAAGATGATACTGCCTATGTAAAAGCAACCCCGGAATTtcgtaaacaaattttatgcgTTTGTCCATCTAAAGAGGAACATTACAAACGAAAACAAAATGGACTTGATTGTCCTCTTTCATGTACAAAcgttattaatgaatataagGCTACACGAATGACCTTATTACGggaaaaatgtgataaaaatggAATTGATAAACGAGTGGAAAAGACAATAACACGGTTTGATAATGAAATTCGGCGCTCAGTGATATTTTCCTCAACATCCACAGATAATAGCACAGAGAATGTACGTAAGAATCgtaaattaaagaagaaaattagaCGACCTGGAGAAAATGATGATAACTATGGGGGATCATCGACTGATAATGAAGCCGAAGATGATTCAAATCAAACATTTACATCCATTACAACAACAACATCATCGGAGCAATTAGAGGATACGATAAGTGGGAGATATGAGGAACATTTTGAACGTAGTATGGAAAATTTGGATCAAATTGGTGGCGAGTCTGATGAATGTTTACGTACAAAAGATGTTAGTTTTAATGAAGTCGATGTTTCTGGTGTTGATCTAAATAATCGGTTAACGCATATTTCAACAAAAAGTAATTCAGATTCACAGTTGGAACGAAACAGTGATTTtcgtaaaagtttaaaatgttataataatcaGAGTAATAGTTTAGAACAAAATTTAGTGCCAAATAATAGAAAGTCAACATATGACGCTAA GTGTTTAGAAATACTCAAGGAATTAATTCACACGGAAAGGAATTATGTAGATTCGTTAAAATGTGTTGTTGAG gatTATTTACCTGAAATGCAACGTAAAGATATTGTTCATGGACTACGTGGGCAAAAATATGCAGTATTttgtaatatagaaaaaatttatgattttcacaaacatgtatttttattagatttggaaaaatgtttttcaaatttgtcacaaattggaaattgttttttgaagCAT GAGAAAACATTTGATATTTATAGTctgtataacaaaaataaaccgAAGTCAGAAGAATTAATGCTTGATTATGGATCGTTTTTTGAG GAAAAGCGTTTATCATTGGGCCATAGTTTAAATTTATCTAGTCTGTTATTAAAACCGGTACAACGATTAGCACGATACTCATTActtttagataaattattaaaagcatGTGAAATGGGTTCGGAAACATATACAAGTATATTAAATGCCAAAGAAATGATCACATTCACATTACGCCATGGAGACGATTTGCTTGTGATGGatggaataaaaaattgtgat gtaaatttaaatgaacaaGGAAAGTTATTACGCCaggaagaatttttatttattgaagaaaatggaAAGAAAGCATCGAAACGGcggatatttttatttgaagagttaatattatttagtattccTAGCaag acAAATGTTAACGAATTTACATGTTGTAATAGTATGAAAATGAGTGATGTAGGTCTAACCGACTATGGCgatgcaaataaattaataatttggtttcgtaaatatcaatttcaaaaatatacattacaaGCATATAGTCCTGAAGTTAAAACTGCTTGGGTGaatgaaattacaaatattttaatgcgGCAAGCGGAACAATATAAAT TAACGAAACAAGCAGAGTTGGCAGCTTGTGGAATTCTTAGTCAAACTAGAATACCCATACAAGAAGAAGAATCCGATGAAGATGAACGTACCtcgaataaaaaatactgtacgTACTAA
- the LOC123298710 gene encoding kalirin-like isoform X1, with the protein MISGLFKLLEDDKRRRKHNPNSAQKTKRYYARRQQQISKKSTLNSDSENDDIMIGSLPNNQILYANSERIYSVQNTKNMKLKSCFGGSMDDKDDTAYVKATPEFRKQILCVCPSKEEHYKRKQNGLDCPLSCTNVINEYKATRMTLLREKCDKNGIDKRVEKTITRFDNEIRRSVIFSSTSTDNSTENVRKNRKLKKKIRRPGENDDNYGGSSTDNEAEDDSNQTFTSITTTTSSEQLEDTISGRYEEHFERSMENLDQIGGESDECLRTKDVSFNEVDVSGVDLNNRLTHISTKSNSDSQLERNSDFRKSLKCYNNQSNSLEQNLVPNNRKSTYDAKCLEILKELIHTERNYVDSLKCVVEDYLPEMQRKDIVHGLRGQKYAVFCNIEKIYDFHKHVFLLDLEKCFSNLSQIGNCFLKHEKTFDIYSLYNKNKPKSEELMLDYGSFFEEKRLSLGHSLNLSSLLLKPVQRLARYSLLLDKLLKACEMGSETYTSILNAKEMITFTLRHGDDLLVMDGIKNCDVNLNEQGKLLRQEEFLFIEENGKKASKRRIFLFEELILFSIPSKTNVNEFTCCNSMKMSDVGLTDYGDANKLIIWFRKYQFQKYTLQAYSPEVKTAWVNEITNILMRQAEQYKLTKQAELAACGILSQTRIPIQEEESDEDERTSNKKYYSMRSLKGVAGEIKPKKICDRTTWYCTMRTDESEGA; encoded by the exons ATGATTTctggtttatttaaattactggAAGATGACAAAAGACGCCGCAAACATAATCCAAATAGTGcacaaaaaacaaaacgttATTACGCAAGAAGACAGCAACAGATCTCAAAAAAATCAACTCTAAACAGTGACAGCGAAAATGATGATATTATGATTGGCTCGTTACCGAACAATCAAATATTGTACGCGAATTCAGAACGTATTTATTCAgtgcaaaatacaaaaaatatgaaattaaaatcgtGCTTTGGTGGTTCAATGGACGATAAAGATGATACTGCCTATGTAAAAGCAACCCCGGAATTtcgtaaacaaattttatgcgTTTGTCCATCTAAAGAGGAACATTACAAACGAAAACAAAATGGACTTGATTGTCCTCTTTCATGTACAAAcgttattaatgaatataagGCTACACGAATGACCTTATTACGggaaaaatgtgataaaaatggAATTGATAAACGAGTGGAAAAGACAATAACACGGTTTGATAATGAAATTCGGCGCTCAGTGATATTTTCCTCAACATCCACAGATAATAGCACAGAGAATGTACGTAAGAATCgtaaattaaagaagaaaattagaCGACCTGGAGAAAATGATGATAACTATGGGGGATCATCGACTGATAATGAAGCCGAAGATGATTCAAATCAAACATTTACATCCATTACAACAACAACATCATCGGAGCAATTAGAGGATACGATAAGTGGGAGATATGAGGAACATTTTGAACGTAGTATGGAAAATTTGGATCAAATTGGTGGCGAGTCTGATGAATGTTTACGTACAAAAGATGTTAGTTTTAATGAAGTCGATGTTTCTGGTGTTGATCTAAATAATCGGTTAACGCATATTTCAACAAAAAGTAATTCAGATTCACAGTTGGAACGAAACAGTGATTTtcgtaaaagtttaaaatgttataataatcaGAGTAATAGTTTAGAACAAAATTTAGTGCCAAATAATAGAAAGTCAACATATGACGCTAA GTGTTTAGAAATACTCAAGGAATTAATTCACACGGAAAGGAATTATGTAGATTCGTTAAAATGTGTTGTTGAG gatTATTTACCTGAAATGCAACGTAAAGATATTGTTCATGGACTACGTGGGCAAAAATATGCAGTATTttgtaatatagaaaaaatttatgattttcacaaacatgtatttttattagatttggaaaaatgtttttcaaatttgtcacaaattggaaattgttttttgaagCAT GAGAAAACATTTGATATTTATAGTctgtataacaaaaataaaccgAAGTCAGAAGAATTAATGCTTGATTATGGATCGTTTTTTGAG GAAAAGCGTTTATCATTGGGCCATAGTTTAAATTTATCTAGTCTGTTATTAAAACCGGTACAACGATTAGCACGATACTCATTActtttagataaattattaaaagcatGTGAAATGGGTTCGGAAACATATACAAGTATATTAAATGCCAAAGAAATGATCACATTCACATTACGCCATGGAGACGATTTGCTTGTGATGGatggaataaaaaattgtgat gtaaatttaaatgaacaaGGAAAGTTATTACGCCaggaagaatttttatttattgaagaaaatggaAAGAAAGCATCGAAACGGcggatatttttatttgaagagttaatattatttagtattccTAGCaag acAAATGTTAACGAATTTACATGTTGTAATAGTATGAAAATGAGTGATGTAGGTCTAACCGACTATGGCgatgcaaataaattaataatttggtttcgtaaatatcaatttcaaaaatatacattacaaGCATATAGTCCTGAAGTTAAAACTGCTTGGGTGaatgaaattacaaatattttaatgcgGCAAGCGGAACAATATAAAT TAACGAAACAAGCAGAGTTGGCAGCTTGTGGAATTCTTAGTCAAACTAGAATACCCATACAAGAAGAAGAATCCGATGAAGATGAACGTACCtcgaataaaaaatact aTTCAATGCGATCATTGAAAGGTGTTGCCGGTGAAATcaaaccgaaaaaaatttgtgatcgAACCACATGGTATTGTACAATGCGCACAGATGAGTCTGAGGGTGcttga